From a single Pyxicephalus adspersus chromosome 11, UCB_Pads_2.0, whole genome shotgun sequence genomic region:
- the LOC140340783 gene encoding uncharacterized protein: MELRVATGLFLILLCKEIASQLPLVTTNTVQSSTIASSSYQSASTMAGSASTASTASTASSNTTVNTTTAIGSISTTSNTTASAPSATNLISANINTTANSASTSSNNASTSSTTISSTTSTSLTTITPNTVCNIVNNSIVNGSFQLTVTPDVLSSNNVYTVKINGSGNATVVLQAMSGANFVGNWSSSNPNCAGSPLFDMNTMLTANWTSPTSLNPVEIRAFIKVSNDTYKLTKTLNPAPTTAKPALTTAKNAGSKSRVISTYMDLSMALLFLLITTKVLL; encoded by the exons ATGGAACTGAGAGTTGCTACAGGCCTGTTTCTTATACTCCTTTGTAAGGAGATAGCTTCTCAATTGCCACTGGTCACAACAAACACGGTTCAGTCATCAACAATAGCATCAAGCTCATATCAGTCAGCATCCACAATGGCAGGATCAGCCTCAACAGCCTCTACAGCCTCAACGGCATCTTCAAATACCACGGTCAACACGACCACAGCAATAGGCTCCATTTCCACCACATCTAACACTACAGCCAGTGCCCCATCAGCCACAAATCTAATATCAGCTAATATCAACACGACAGCAAACAGTGCTTCCACATCATCAAATAATGCATCTACATCAAGTACCACAATCAGCAGTACAACCAGCACCAGCCTCACAACTATTACACCCAACACAGTATGTAACATTGTAAACAATTCTATTGTCAATGGAAGTTTCCAGCTCACTGTCACTCCAGATGTCCTTAGCAGTAACAATGTTTATACCG TGAAAATCAATGGAAGTGGAAATGCAACCGTTGTTTTGCAGGCCATGTCTGGTGCAAACTTTGTGGGAAATTGGTCATCTAGCAACCCTAATTGTGCAGGCTCACCTTTGTTCGACATGAATACCATGTTGACTGCAAACTGGACATCGCCAACCAGTTTAAATCCTGTTGAAATCAg ggcctTTATTAAGGTGTCTAATGATACTTACAAACTTACCAAAACACTTAATCCTG CACCAACCACTGCAAAGCCAGCTTTAACAACAGCCAAAAATGCAGGTTCCAAAAGCCGTGTCATCTCTACATATATGGATCTTTCAATGGCCCTCCTCTTTCTTCTAATAACcacaaaagttttattataa